A portion of the Candidatus Zixiibacteriota bacterium genome contains these proteins:
- a CDS encoding OmpA family protein yields MISGNIKFRILEPIILTLLGIIVLAGPANSLELEQYEKLTALMDSALVNEVNIFAPEVWKKAQQSYEKAKKSVDLRKKQKEVDKNTSKATEYVENAIKAAEVGKLTLKEYLEPRNKAIEAQAPIHVLSLYSKAEQQFLKATLKAEKGDVKGALKEAEKSNSLFDVAELEAIKIEIMGKADKLIAKAIADDAGKYALSTLDKAQTARQKTDALLSGDRYNRKESVEEANRAEYEARHASDIALSVRSLNRNDQAWEKLMLLYEIQMNRVGQSLGMDFLPFDEGPSAAAELMIRKITELENRNSSLSENSENLTSGINDQLSSALTKLGVSSDQSDPVPMAQAVNEAIDNLLEDKAGISDELVSAQQKLTELESSHEQVEAALAVRVKQEEKFKKAKTLLNPSEGEVLFNSSNDVVLRLGGLSFDIGKSKIKDEHIPLLEKVKEIIKMFPEAELVVEGHTDASGDPLSNMQLSEKRAFAVMQYLRQSLLISADKIMFMGYGSDRPIASNQTEEGRSKNRRIDIIIMR; encoded by the coding sequence ATGATATCCGGTAATATCAAATTTAGAATTCTCGAACCGATTATTTTAACTTTATTGGGAATCATAGTTCTGGCCGGTCCGGCAAATTCCCTGGAACTTGAGCAATATGAAAAGCTGACGGCATTGATGGATTCCGCATTGGTCAATGAAGTCAATATCTTCGCTCCCGAAGTATGGAAGAAGGCTCAGCAATCATACGAAAAGGCCAAAAAATCAGTCGATTTGAGGAAAAAGCAGAAAGAGGTTGACAAAAACACTTCCAAAGCGACCGAATACGTGGAGAACGCAATCAAAGCCGCTGAGGTCGGAAAGCTGACTTTGAAGGAATACCTGGAGCCTCGCAACAAGGCGATTGAAGCTCAGGCGCCGATTCATGTCCTGAGTCTTTATAGCAAAGCGGAACAACAATTTCTCAAGGCGACATTAAAGGCTGAAAAGGGCGATGTTAAGGGTGCTTTGAAGGAGGCTGAAAAATCGAATTCACTTTTTGATGTCGCGGAATTGGAAGCTATAAAGATTGAAATTATGGGGAAAGCCGATAAGCTTATAGCCAAAGCGATTGCGGATGATGCCGGCAAATACGCCCTTTCAACTCTGGACAAAGCCCAAACAGCAAGGCAAAAGACTGATGCCTTACTTTCCGGGGACAGGTATAATCGAAAAGAATCAGTTGAGGAGGCGAATCGCGCCGAATATGAAGCTCGCCACGCTTCGGATATCGCATTATCCGTTCGGTCATTGAATCGGAATGACCAGGCCTGGGAAAAACTGATGTTGCTTTATGAAATTCAAATGAATCGGGTGGGACAGTCATTGGGAATGGATTTTCTTCCCTTTGACGAAGGGCCTTCGGCCGCGGCGGAATTGATGATCAGAAAGATTACGGAGCTCGAAAATAGAAATTCGTCTCTTTCAGAAAACAGCGAAAACCTCACTTCCGGTATCAACGATCAATTAAGCTCGGCTCTAACGAAACTGGGAGTATCATCCGACCAATCCGATCCGGTACCCATGGCGCAAGCGGTCAATGAAGCGATTGATAATTTGCTCGAGGATAAAGCCGGTATCTCAGATGAACTGGTTTCGGCCCAGCAAAAATTGACGGAACTTGAATCAAGTCATGAGCAAGTCGAGGCGGCTTTGGCCGTTCGAGTTAAACAGGAAGAAAAATTCAAAAAAGCCAAAACCTTGCTAAATCCTTCGGAAGGCGAGGTTTTATTTAATTCCTCAAACGATGTTGTACTGCGTCTCGGGGGCTTGTCATTTGATATTGGCAAGAGTAAAATCAAAGATGAGCATATTCCCTTATTGGAAAAAGTAAAAGAGATAATTAAGATGTTTCCCGAGGCTGAGTTGGTGGTCGAAGGGCATACCGACGCTTCCGGCGATCCGTTGTCCAATATGCAGCTTTCCGAGAAACGCGCGTTTGCGGTTATGCAATATTTAAGGCAGAGTTTGTTAATCTCGGCGGATAAAATCATGTTTATGGGATATGGAAGTGATCGACCCATCGCGTCGAACCAGACCGAAGAAGGACGATCAAAGAATCGCCGCATCGACATTATTATCATGCGATGA
- a CDS encoding radical SAM protein, giving the protein MNSKKPYNYVKGLSKSDNLGSVLSVDFNPKKICSFDCIYCGVGRTTDKTLLRQEFYPVEEVYGEIRDWIDENSQPEFALLTGSGEPMLYLGLGRLARLIKSNIPGLKLIVYSNGSLLKRSEVRQEISVIDQVIINLNSADEDILLKICRPHRDFRFDELIDSIKQFRKEFRGILWIDVVLIKGINTSAYVLEKLLNTIEDISPDRCTIGQPKSKSKDGTNREKVEISEELRKKWSNLPFRIDYNI; this is encoded by the coding sequence ATGAATAGCAAAAAGCCGTATAATTATGTCAAGGGATTAAGTAAAAGCGACAATCTTGGCAGCGTCCTCTCTGTCGATTTCAATCCTAAAAAGATATGCTCTTTTGATTGCATTTATTGCGGTGTCGGCCGCACGACCGATAAAACGCTGCTTAGACAGGAATTTTATCCCGTCGAAGAAGTATATGGTGAAATACGGGATTGGATTGATGAAAACAGCCAGCCCGAATTCGCTTTGCTGACCGGCAGTGGCGAACCGATGTTATATCTTGGATTAGGGCGTCTCGCCAGACTCATAAAATCGAATATACCGGGACTAAAGCTAATAGTGTATTCAAATGGCTCTCTTCTCAAAAGGAGCGAGGTTAGGCAGGAAATTTCAGTAATTGATCAGGTGATCATAAATTTAAATTCAGCTGATGAGGATATCCTTTTGAAAATTTGCAGACCTCATCGGGATTTCCGATTTGACGAGTTAATTGACAGCATAAAGCAATTCAGAAAGGAATTTCGTGGCATATTATGGATAGATGTTGTCTTAATAAAAGGAATAAATACTTCTGCATATGTGCTCGAGAAATTGCTTAATACAATTGAAGACATTTCCCCTGATCGGTGTACAATTGGACAGCCAAAATCTAAATCAAAAGACGGAACTAATCGGGAGAAAGTAGAAATTTCAGAAGAGCTCAGAAAGAAGTGGAGTAATTTACCATTTCGAATTGATTACAATATTTAA
- a CDS encoding DinB family protein: MQKREHLKFILERCKGGIDALLKNITEEDSLFRLDGYPNHIRWEVGHMARGLSQILNCLTDETDFPKNWTELFSRGAVLASDSSVYPSLEEIKLKMDYLYDKIFSVLDKIEDEKLEEEIQIFTEWKNSRIHGALFLCMHDFHHGGQIMVLRRVIGKERVFG, from the coding sequence ATGCAAAAGAGAGAACACTTAAAATTTATACTGGAAAGGTGCAAAGGCGGCATTGACGCACTTTTAAAGAACATTACCGAAGAGGATTCTTTGTTTCGTTTGGACGGCTACCCCAATCATATACGCTGGGAAGTCGGACATATGGCCAGGGGACTATCTCAAATATTGAACTGCTTGACTGATGAAACGGATTTCCCCAAAAATTGGACCGAACTTTTCTCAAGAGGAGCCGTTCTTGCATCTGATTCGTCGGTCTATCCGTCATTGGAAGAGATAAAGCTCAAAATGGATTACCTGTATGATAAAATCTTCAGCGTCCTTGATAAAATTGAGGATGAAAAACTTGAAGAGGAAATTCAAATCTTTACCGAATGGAAGAACAGTCGCATACATGGAGCCCTATTTTTGTGCATGCATGATTTTCACCACGGTGGACAAATCATGGTATTAAGACGGGTAATTGGGAAAGAAAGAGTCTTTGGATAA
- a CDS encoding oligopeptide transporter, OPT family encodes MTTIKNSDKPGSNNFQPYIGKEESIAEFTVKSVIAGIIFGILFGAANAYLGLLVGITVSTSIPVAVMTVGVFRLTKRLLGSTTILEGNTSQTIGSASSSLASGVIFTLPALFLWGMNPSIFQMAGLAVLGGLLGILFMIPLRRLLIKDEHGKLPYPEGTACAKVLMASDKGGAGAGNIFLGLIIGFFYKCCYAILHLWPKSVSVQLPFINKAQIGIKTYPVLLGVGYILGYRISAIMVAGSLVSWMVLIPLIAYFGENLSLPLFPETTKILSDMSPDEIWNRYIRYVGAGAVAFGGITTIIRSIPTMIKSFKIGFREIGTRFRNNTSTETNENETRSRTDIDIPLLYVIIGIVVITGVLAIIPGILSGSPSLTMRLIAAPAIAIFAFFFVTVSSRIVGLVGVTSNPTSGMTIVTLIGISLVFVAIGWTDALGMATVLTIGTVVCVAASIAGDTSQDLKTGFLVGATPYKQQIGELIGATTSALAVCASVVILHNIYQFGSPDLPAPQATLIKTIVEGLMQSGIPWGLFMAGFFLGAVVELCSLPSLPFAVGLYLPVSTMTPIFLGGCIRQYVETRFKNDETELKNRREKGILFGSGLIGGEGLLGVGLALYAFYFEKPTGIGLVWPEPMGEIVSLALFAALGYLLYRRTK; translated from the coding sequence GTGACAACCATCAAGAATTCTGACAAACCCGGCTCAAATAATTTCCAGCCATATATTGGAAAAGAAGAATCAATCGCCGAATTCACGGTTAAATCGGTAATTGCCGGTATAATTTTCGGGATTCTGTTCGGCGCCGCCAATGCCTATTTGGGATTACTCGTCGGCATTACGGTTTCGACTTCGATACCGGTTGCGGTCATGACCGTTGGCGTGTTTCGATTGACTAAAAGACTACTCGGAAGTACAACTATTCTTGAGGGAAACACTTCTCAAACCATCGGTTCCGCCAGCTCATCGCTCGCTTCTGGTGTCATCTTTACTTTACCGGCTTTATTCCTATGGGGAATGAATCCTTCAATTTTTCAAATGGCGGGCTTGGCCGTTCTCGGTGGTCTTCTTGGTATTCTCTTTATGATCCCATTGCGACGATTACTTATCAAAGATGAGCACGGCAAATTGCCGTATCCGGAAGGAACCGCCTGCGCCAAGGTTCTTATGGCCAGCGACAAGGGAGGAGCCGGAGCCGGAAATATCTTCCTTGGTTTAATAATCGGCTTCTTTTACAAATGCTGCTACGCCATCCTTCATCTCTGGCCCAAAAGCGTTTCTGTACAACTGCCGTTCATTAATAAAGCTCAAATAGGAATCAAGACTTATCCCGTACTCCTGGGAGTTGGATATATCCTAGGATATCGCATCTCCGCTATCATGGTTGCCGGCAGCCTGGTATCATGGATGGTCTTGATACCGCTGATAGCATATTTTGGCGAAAACTTATCGCTCCCGTTATTTCCTGAAACTACTAAAATTTTGAGCGACATGTCTCCTGATGAAATTTGGAATAGATATATCCGATATGTTGGAGCCGGAGCCGTCGCCTTTGGCGGAATTACAACGATTATCCGGTCCATCCCAACAATGATTAAATCTTTCAAAATCGGATTTCGGGAAATTGGTACTCGATTTAGAAATAACACTTCAACGGAAACAAATGAAAACGAAACCAGGAGTCGCACCGATATTGATATTCCTCTTTTATATGTGATTATCGGAATTGTTGTAATCACAGGAGTACTGGCAATCATTCCTGGCATATTGAGCGGTTCGCCATCATTGACGATGAGATTGATAGCAGCCCCCGCTATTGCCATCTTTGCCTTTTTCTTCGTAACGGTCAGTTCGCGTATTGTGGGATTGGTGGGAGTCACATCCAACCCGACTTCGGGGATGACAATCGTAACCCTAATCGGCATTAGCCTTGTCTTTGTCGCCATTGGCTGGACTGATGCTCTCGGGATGGCCACCGTCCTGACAATTGGAACGGTCGTATGTGTCGCGGCATCAATTGCCGGTGACACATCGCAGGATCTAAAAACCGGATTTCTTGTAGGAGCGACTCCATATAAACAACAAATCGGAGAGTTAATCGGAGCTACCACCAGCGCTTTGGCGGTATGCGCTTCGGTTGTGATTCTGCATAATATTTATCAATTTGGCTCTCCCGATTTACCCGCTCCCCAAGCGACATTGATAAAAACAATTGTCGAAGGATTAATGCAGTCAGGTATTCCCTGGGGGCTTTTTATGGCGGGATTTTTCCTCGGAGCGGTAGTGGAACTATGCTCCCTGCCGTCGCTGCCGTTCGCGGTCGGGCTATATCTTCCCGTTTCGACTATGACTCCAATTTTCCTCGGCGGATGTATCAGGCAATATGTTGAAACGCGTTTTAAAAACGACGAAACGGAATTGAAAAACCGGAGAGAAAAAGGTATTCTTTTCGGATCGGGACTTATCGGAGGCGAAGGACTTCTCGGCGTTGGGTTGGCCCTCTATGCGTTCTATTTTGAAAAGCCGACCGGAATCGGCTTAGTCTGGCCGGAACCAATGGGCGAAATCGTCTCTCTGGCTCTTTTTGCCGCACTGGGATATTTATTGTATCGACGAACAAAATAG
- a CDS encoding transposase has translation MYCFNGRNRLRAGSYEYVSDPRLCCKCHMLSECTESRNHVRVITGHVWQRYREQIRKTPLGKYLRQKRRETVERCFADAKELHGLRYARYRELKNVTEQCLMTAIAMNIEKMARHLSYCIIYWLKKRFLLANNHRKYRFSTI, from the coding sequence GTGTACTGTTTCAACGGCAGGAATCGTCTCAGAGCCGGCTCGTATGAGTATGTTTCCGATCCCAGGCTATGCTGTAAATGTCATATGTTGTCGGAATGCACCGAGTCACGGAATCATGTTCGAGTTATCACCGGTCATGTCTGGCAGAGATATCGGGAACAGATACGGAAAACACCATTGGGTAAATATCTTCGTCAGAAGCGTCGGGAGACAGTAGAACGTTGTTTTGCCGATGCCAAAGAGTTGCATGGTCTGCGGTATGCTCGGTATCGCGAGTTGAAGAATGTCACCGAGCAATGTTTGATGACGGCGATTGCGATGAACATCGAGAAGATGGCTCGCCATCTTTCTTATTGTATCATTTATTGGTTGAAAAAGCGCTTCCTGTTGGCAAATAATCATCGAAAATATCGATTCTCGACAATTTAA